A genome region from Musa acuminata AAA Group cultivar baxijiao chromosome BXJ3-5, Cavendish_Baxijiao_AAA, whole genome shotgun sequence includes the following:
- the LOC135638133 gene encoding nascent polypeptide-associated complex subunit beta-like — MSSPPYPIFSRSEVALSAHSSSFSSSGVGYRLTVAKMNVEKLMKMAGAVRTGGKGSMRRKKKAVHKTTTTDDKRLQSTLKRIGVNAIPAIEEVNIFKDDLVIQFVNPKVQASIAANTWVVSGSPQTKKLQDLLPGIINQLGPDNLENLKRLAEHLQKQAPGAGAPAKQDDDDDVPELVPGETFEAAADENQAS, encoded by the exons ATGTCATCTCCGCCCTACCCAATCTTTTCTCGTAGCGAAGTTGCGTTGTCGGCGcactcctcctccttctcttcttccggcGTGGGTTACCGTCTTACCGTTGCAAAG ATGAATGTAGAGAAGCTCATGAAGATGGCTGGTGCTGTTCGCACTGGGGGAAAGGGCAGTATGCGCAG GAAGAAGAAGGCAGTTCACAAGACTACAACAACTGATGATAAGAGGCTTCAAAGCACCTTGAAGAGAATAGGCGTGAATGCCATTCCTGCTATAGAAGAAGTTAACATTTTTAAGGATGATCTTGTTATTCAATTTGTTAACCCTAAGG TGCAAGCTTCAATTGCAGCCAATACATGGGTTGTTAGTGGGTCTCCTCAGACAAAGA AACTTCAAGATCTGCTACCTGGGATCATTAACCAACTAG GACCTGATAATTTAGAAAACCTGAAGAGGCTTGCGGAGCACTTGCAGAAACAGGCACCTGGTGCAGGTGCACCTGCGAAAcaggatgacgatgatgatgtccCTGAGCTGGTGCCTGGCGAGACATTTGAAGCTGCTGCTGATGAAAATCAAGCTTCTTAG